The following are encoded together in the bacterium genome:
- a CDS encoding NAD-dependent epimerase/dehydratase family protein, protein MHPADFDLRESRVTVLGGSGFVGRYVVRALAKAGALVHVICRDPQGALEIKTAGYVGQIVLDHGDITSDASVAKALEYSDAVVNLVGILHESGRQRFAGVQAQGAERVAQAAAKAGVKRLVHVSALGVDNVPSSAYARTKLAGERAVLAAYPKATILRPSVIFGPEDGFFNRFAGLSALLPVMPLIGGKSLMQPVYVGDVAGAVVASLTRLDTDGKVYELGGPAAHSFKDILSWVMEQTGHKRPFLPIPFPVAAVMGAFAELLPKPALTRDQVKLLKADNVLTGRHPGLAELGIEPNAFETIVPEYLERYRKGGYYSRFKAA, encoded by the coding sequence ATGCATCCTGCCGATTTCGACCTGCGTGAATCCCGCGTCACGGTATTGGGGGGCTCGGGCTTTGTCGGGCGTTATGTAGTGCGCGCCCTGGCCAAGGCGGGCGCGCTGGTGCATGTGATCTGCCGTGACCCGCAGGGCGCGCTGGAAATCAAAACAGCAGGCTATGTGGGGCAGATTGTGCTGGACCATGGCGACATTACCAGCGATGCCTCGGTGGCCAAAGCGCTGGAATATAGCGATGCGGTGGTCAACCTGGTCGGTATTCTGCATGAAAGCGGCCGTCAGCGGTTTGCGGGCGTTCAGGCCCAGGGGGCGGAGCGTGTTGCCCAGGCTGCCGCCAAGGCCGGCGTAAAACGCCTGGTGCATGTTTCCGCCCTTGGGGTGGATAATGTGCCTTCCTCGGCTTATGCACGCACTAAACTGGCGGGTGAACGCGCCGTGCTGGCCGCCTATCCCAAAGCCACCATTTTGCGGCCCAGCGTGATATTCGGCCCCGAGGACGGGTTCTTCAACCGTTTTGCCGGGCTTTCCGCCCTGTTGCCCGTAATGCCGCTGATCGGCGGCAAAAGCCTGATGCAGCCGGTGTATGTGGGCGATGTGGCGGGCGCCGTGGTGGCATCGCTGACCCGGCTGGATACCGATGGCAAGGTTTACGAACTGGGCGGGCCTGCCGCGCATAGTTTCAAGGATATCCTGAGCTGGGTGATGGAGCAGACCGGGCATAAACGTCCCTTCCTGCCGATTCCCTTCCCCGTTGCCGCCGTGATGGGGGCATTTGCTGAACTTCTTCCGAAACCGGCGCTGACGCGCGACCAGGTGAAGCTGCTAAAGGCCGACAATGTGTTGACGGGCCGTCATCCCGGCCTGGCGGAACTGGGTATCGAGCCCAATGCGTTTGAGACCATCGTGCCGGAATATCTGGAGCGTTACCGCAAGGGTGGGTATTATTCGCGCTTCAAGGCGGCGTGA